A portion of the Moraxella ovis genome contains these proteins:
- a CDS encoding DNA methyltransferase, whose amino-acid sequence MQVKSRQRVADHGEVFTAEREVKAMLDLVKAQSEQIASTFLEPACGTGNFLAEILSRKLTTSLKLSQINKSQKSPKYSQFHYEKHAIHAISSIYGIELLSDNCTECRSRLLGLFLDHYQSHFKKINSAVIQTAEFLLSKNIVNGNALTLKDLNDNPILFSEWKFISDTIIQRRDYIYEHLVEKTNNQLTDNQGFIPKNIQDYPPIHYLKLSEQ is encoded by the coding sequence ATGCAGGTTAAATCTCGTCAGCGTGTTGCCGACCACGGCGAAGTATTTACCGCTGAGCGTGAAGTTAAGGCAATGCTGGATTTGGTCAAAGCCCAATCCGAACAAATCGCCAGCACCTTTTTGGAGCCTGCGTGTGGCACGGGCAATTTTTTGGCGGAAATTTTAAGCCGAAAACTGACAACCTCCCTAAAATTATCCCAAATCAACAAAAGCCAAAAATCCCCCAAATATTCCCAATTTCATTACGAAAAGCACGCCATTCATGCCATATCCAGCATTTATGGCATTGAGCTATTATCGGATAATTGCACCGAATGCCGTAGCCGATTATTGGGTTTATTTCTAGACCATTATCAAAGCCATTTTAAAAAAATTAACTCTGCTGTTATTCAAACGGCAGAGTTTTTGTTGTCAAAAAATATTGTCAATGGCAATGCCCTAACCTTAAAAGATTTAAATGATAATCCGATTCTATTTAGCGAATGGAAGTTCATCAGCGACACGATCATTCAAAGGCGTGATTATATTTATGAGCATTTGGTAGAAAAAACCAATAATCAATTAACCGACAATCAAGGATTTATTCCCAAAAATATCCAAGATTATCCGCCCATTCATTATCTAAAATTAAGCGAGCAATAA
- a CDS encoding class I SAM-dependent methyltransferase: MTTTLADLQNKAKQWRQDITFTQDVLGKPFTFHTTWGIFSPERLDDGSLMLLDYIDFKAHDNSIDLGCGYGVLGMTAARECPNGQHILIDKDFVAVEYARLNCQKNGLTNTHVQLSNGFYHVDKDKKFSLVMSNLPAKASKEQHYLYLLDAYERMEAGGRFYVVTINGLRDFMKRSFNEVFGNADKIKQGKTYTVTLAVKE, translated from the coding sequence ATGACCACCACCCTAGCCGACCTTCAAAATAAAGCCAAACAATGGCGACAAGACATCACATTTACCCAAGACGTGCTTGGCAAGCCCTTTACCTTTCACACCACTTGGGGGATTTTTAGCCCAGAACGTCTTGATGACGGCAGCCTCATGCTCCTTGATTATATTGATTTTAAGGCTCATGATAATTCCATAGACCTAGGCTGTGGCTATGGCGTGCTGGGCATGACGGCGGCTCGCGAATGCCCCAATGGTCAGCACATCCTGATCGACAAGGACTTCGTCGCGGTAGAATACGCCCGCTTAAATTGCCAAAAAAACGGGCTGACTAATACCCACGTTCAACTCTCCAACGGCTTTTATCACGTGGATAAAGACAAAAAATTCAGCCTTGTCATGAGTAACCTACCTGCCAAGGCAAGTAAAGAACAGCATTATCTGTATCTGCTAGACGCTTATGAACGCATGGAAGCGGGCGGACGGTTTTATGTGGTTACCATTAACGGACTGCGTGATTTTATGAAACGCTCATTTAATGAAGTGTTTGGCAATGCCGACAAAATCAAACAAGGCAAAACTTATACGGTGACGCTTGCGGTGAAGGAATAG